One window of Schistocerca cancellata isolate TAMUIC-IGC-003103 chromosome 9, iqSchCanc2.1, whole genome shotgun sequence genomic DNA carries:
- the LOC126100233 gene encoding somatomedin-B and thrombospondin type-1 domain-containing protein-like, with product MGPSTSSSPAMLAAAAAVLLVASGRGAAAGSCREAKLCCPGRDSSCVVQKAPINAIIEDLSDKPCYCDHACLKLGDCCTDFKDACGGE from the coding sequence ATGGGGCCCTCCACGTCCAGCTCTCCCGCGATGCTCGCAGCCGCCGCTGCCGTGCTTCTGGTGGCCTCGGGGCGCGGCGCCGCCGCCGGCAGCTGCCGCGAGGCCAAGCTCTGCTGCCCCGGCCGCGACTCCTCGTGCGTCGTGCAGAAGGCGCCCATCAACGCCATCATCGAGGACCTCAGCGACAAGCCGTGCTATTGCGACCACGCCTGCCTCAAGCTGGGCGACTGCTGCACCGACTTCAAGGACGCCTGCGGAGGTGAGTAA